A portion of the Lycium ferocissimum isolate CSIRO_LF1 unplaced genomic scaffold, AGI_CSIRO_Lferr_CH_V1 ctg640, whole genome shotgun sequence genome contains these proteins:
- the LOC132045308 gene encoding zinc finger CCCH domain-containing protein 17-like, which yields MEERILRGKNARHSLLEDVLPPNPVVDVAHHRPKPESVPPTNGNLVGRSNRVQQPVRFDDHRSIQNKDDEILREVSPGFDVLVDDELRGTDFYHEEGQYGRNGGRDEYDIGHSADCTSVADADQDMYHDVYGNSRDRLPGCSGRGQHRASSERVEGESAHLERRRYGRANCPEEVRGSDLRHHLSKAKRVNGLRSVVSHDYASEKHVEERGYRSSRRDRHDLPSHDSSVASSRLRGRIKLPSRSPSPTNGTDMRLDRERDRSRDRGRLSLERPQLFSHQGRLRDRLKGRQEDVNDTGRNNSGTRIRRDVSENDSNFSGPRSLAELKGRKTSETNEQNIDEQQALGKRKFQKRDGDQPTGGDLSFDRPMLLQEILKRKRSSKTGMTSDKSEDHQHERKENIDLGQKEESDPPSGEKNDLQETISADHQSPAHHGENELEVEEGMIMEEADDQDPEVHDQRDVDYDYEQVDGEDYNLDEGENADAGEEYLDEDEEDDADDCKEDANDDFASLEDSRLARNSTDFYFRSRKTLLARNSWHCYAFIFMLSIE from the exons ATGGAGGAAAGAATCCTTAGAG GAAAAAATGCCAGACACTCTCTTTTAGAGGACGTGCTGCCACCAAATCCTGTCGTTGATGTTGCACATCACAGGCCCAAACCAGAAAGTGTGCCTCCTACAAATGGGAATCTTGTTGGTAGGTCCAACAGAGTGCAGCAGCCTGTGAGGTTTGATGATCACAGAAGCATTCAGAACAAAGATGATGAGATTTTAAGGGAGGTTTCGCCTGGTTTTGATGTTCTTGTGGATGATGAGCTCAGAGGTACTGACTTTTATCACGAGGAAGGTCAATATGGCAGAAATGGGGGAAGGGATGAGTACGATATTGGCCACTCTGCTGATTGTACTTCAGTAGCAGATGCTGACCAAGATATGTACCATGATGTCTATGGGAACTCTCGCGACAGGCTTCCTGGTTGCTCTGGTAGGGGGCAGCATAGAGCTTCTTCTGAGAGAGTAGAAGGGGAATCCGCTCATCTTGAAAGGAGACGCTATGGTAGAGCTAACTGCCCTGAAGAAGTTCGAGGGTCGGATCTGAGGCATCATTTATCAAAGGCAAAGAGGGTTAATGGTTTGAGGTCAGTCGTTAGTCATGACTATGCAAGTGAAAAGCATGTTGAAGAACGAGGCTACCGGAGTTCCAGGAGGGATCGACACGATTTACCTTCACATGATAGTTCCGTTGCTAGTAGTCGTCTTCGAGGAAGAATAAAGCTACCAAGTAGATCACCCTCTCCAACTAATGGGACAGACATGCGGCTGGATAGGGAAAGGGATAGGTCCAGGGACCGTGGCAGGTTATCTTTAGAAAGGCCACAACTTTTCTCTCATCAGGGAAGGCTTCGAGATAGACTAAAGGGAAGGCAAGAGGATGTCAATGATACTGGAAGAAATAACAGTGGGACACGTATAAGAAGAGATGTAAGCGAGAATGATTCTAATTTTTCTGGTCCAAGAAGCCTTGCTGAACTTAAAGGTAGGAAAACTTCTGAGACCAATGAACAAAATATCGACGAGCAGCAGGCCCTAGGGAAGCGTAAGTTCCAAAAGCGTGACGGCGATCAGCCAACAGGAGGGGACCTATCATTTGACAGACCAATGCTACTGCAAGAGAtcttgaagagaaaaagaagcagTAAAACGGGCATGACATCTGATAAGAGCGAAGACCATCAAcatgaaagaaaggaaaatattgACCTTGGGCAAAAGGAAGAGTCTGATCCTCCATCAGGTGAGAAAAATGATCTTCAAGAAACGATATCAGCTGATCATCAATCTCCTGCGCACCATGGTGAAAATGAGCTTGAAGTTGAAGAAGGGATGATTATGGAAGAAGCAGATGATCAAGACCCTGAAGTCCATGATCAGAGAGATGTAGACTATGATTATGAGCAAGTTGATGGTGAAGATTACAATTTAGATGAAGGTGAGAATGCTGATGCTGGTGAGGAATACCTGGATGAAGACGAGGAAGATGATGCAGATGACTGCAAAGAAGATGCAAATGATGACTTTGCAAGCTTAGAAGATTCTAGGTTGGCTCGGAACTCCActgatttttattttagaagTAGAAAAACGCT GTTGGCTCGGAACTCTTGGCACTGTTatgcttttatttttatgctttctattgagtAG